The Flammeovirga yaeyamensis genome segment AAATTGTACAGTTGTCAAATTACTTGATCAATTCTAAACTTCTATTAAAACATACTATCATAAAGTCACTAAACTATTATGGCAAAGAAAAAGAAATCAAATAAAGTATTATATCTCTCTCTAATTTTACTTGTAGTTTTCGCTGGAGGAGGTGCTTACCTTTACAAATCAAATCAGAAAAAATCAGTAAAAGTTGAATTTGCTACTGCCACTAAAGGAACAATCACTGAGAAAGTGAGTGCGTCAGGTAAAGTTCAACCTATAAATGAAGTGACTTTGTCATCTGAAGTATCAGGTGAAATCAGGGAGTTGTATATTAAAGAAGGAGATTCGGTTTTTACAAAGCAATTGCTCGCTCAGATACGTCCTGATAACTTTCAATCAGCTTTAGATCAAGCAAGAGCATCATTGAACTCTCAAAAAGCACAATTGGCTAGATCAAGAGCAGATGTTGCTCAAAATGAAGCGAGATTAAAACAAGCGGAGTTAACGTTTAATAGAAATAAACAGCTTTGGGAAGATAAAGTGATTTCAGATCAGGAATATGAAAATAGCAAAGCTGATTTTGAAATTGCCCAAGCGAACTTAGAAGCATCTAAAGAAAGTGTAAGAGCTTCAGAATACACTGTAAAGAGTGCAGAGGCACAAGTGGACGATGCAAAAGAATCGTTACAACTAACAAAGATTTTTGCTCCAATGTCTGGAGTTGTATCAAAGTTATCGGTGGAAAAAGGAGAGATGGTTGTAGGTGCTCGTCAAATGTCGGCTACCGAGTTGATGAGAATTGCTAACCTATCAGAAATGGAAGCACAGGTAGATGTAAATGAAAATGATATCATCCGTGTTCATAAATTAGATACTGCTATTATTGATGTAGATGCCTACTCATTTAGAGATATGAAGTTTAAAGGAGTGGTAACTGCTATCGCCAATTCGGCAAAAGACGCTACCTCTTCTGATGTTGTTACAGAATTTGAAGTAAAAATTCGTTTACTTCCAAATTCTTATGCTAACTTAATGGTAGAGAATCAAAATGCTGAATCTCCATTTAGACCTGGAATGACAGCTTCTGTAGATATTATTACACAGACTAAAAAGGATATTTTAGTTGTCCCATTAACTTCTGTAACTACTAGAAAACGTTCTGAACTTACCAAAAAAGATGAAGAAGGTGAAGAGGATAAAGTAGGAGATGAGAACAAAACAATGTTGAATAACTCAAGAAAAAAAGATTCCGAGTTATTAGAGGTTGTATTTGTATATGATAAAACTACTCAGGAAGTAACTCCAAAAGAAGTGAAAACTGGTATTTCTGATTTTGATAATATTGAAATACTAGAAGGAATTGAAGATGGAGAGGTGATTATTAAAGGTCCATTTAGAGTGATTTCAGAAACCTTGAAGCCAGGTGATTTAGTAGAAGACATGAACTCTGCTAAATAAGATTAGGAATATATTTAAAATATGACATCAAATACTAAAATTGTAAAAGAACCCCTGAATAACCGACAAAGGAAAATTTTCTGGGGTCTTTTTTCTATCATTTTTTTTGTAAACGTGTATAGTAATTTCGTTGATAACTCCTTATTGACGATTTTTTCTAAACCGTTATTAATGCCTTTCATCGCCATATATTTTTCGGCAACTTGGAAAGAAACAACAGAAAACTCTATTATTTACAAAGCAATGATGATAGGCTTTTTCTTTGCTTGGATAGGAGATTTATACATGATGTTTAGAAGTGATGAAGAAGTAATGTTATTGGCATTAGGTTGCTTTTTTGTTTGTCATGTGCTGTATATTATCGCTTTCTTTTTTTCAGGAGTGAAAGATAAAATGATGGGTTTCTTATTCTCATTTGTCGTGTCAGTAATAGGGTTATTTATAGGAGAACATATTGCATCCACACATTCTTTGATGTACGCTCCAATATTATCGTACAGCATCATCATTTCAGTAATGTTTTCGTTTGCAGTGATTCGAATTTTTGTCCGAAAAGATAAATGGGCTTGGTTTACTGCCGCAGGAGCACTCATATTTATTATTTCAGACATTATGATTGGTATGGATGCCTTTCAAGGATATGAAATATCTCATGCCTATATAATGATTACATATATTGTTGCCCAACTATTAATTAGTAGGGGAATGATGGTAGAAGCAGTATCATAAAAAAATAGTCATCTAAAATTAATTAGATGACTATTTTTTTATCTCAAGAATAATAGCTCTCGATACTTAGGTAGTGGCCACATCTCGTCGTCAATCATAGTTTCCAACTTATCAACATGCCATCTAAGTTCCTCAAAATATTTTTCTTTGATATCATCACAATAGGCTAACGCTTTTTCTTCCACGTTTTCCATTGCATTGATGCGTTTTCTTTCCTGAGTCATTTCATGGGCCAATTTCTTTACAGAAACAAGGTGATTACTTACATTTTTGATGGTAATCATTGTCTCTTCAGTTTGGCTCTCCAAACCAATATCTTTTAAACCTTTTACATTTTCAATCAACATATTTTGATATCGAATAGCAGTAGGAGCGATATGGTTTAATGCTAGGTCAGCCATTACGCGTGACTCAATTTGCATTTTCATGATATAATTCGAAAGTCTGATTTCATGTCTAGCATCCAATTCTGCTTGAGACATGATACGCATTCTCTTGAATAAACGAGCCGTAGAAGTTTCTTTTAAAACAGAAAGGGCTCTAGGAGTGTCTTTGTTATTAGATAATTTACGTTTTTTCGCTTCTTTTACCCATTCATCACCATAGCCGTTTCCTTCGAAAATGACTTTTTTCACGGATGGGATATAAGAACGAAGGATGTCAATGATAGCCACTTCTTTCTTCTCGTCTTGCTCCATCAATTTGTCTACTTCTCTTTTGAAAAGGTCCAATTGATTCGCCACAGCAGTATTTAGAACTGTCATTGGACGAGCATTATTAGCATTCGAACCTACAGCTCTGAATTCAAATTTATTTCCTGTGAAAGCAAAAGGTGAAGTTCTGTTTC includes the following:
- a CDS encoding lysoplasmalogenase — protein: MTSNTKIVKEPLNNRQRKIFWGLFSIIFFVNVYSNFVDNSLLTIFSKPLLMPFIAIYFSATWKETTENSIIYKAMMIGFFFAWIGDLYMMFRSDEEVMLLALGCFFVCHVLYIIAFFFSGVKDKMMGFLFSFVVSVIGLFIGEHIASTHSLMYAPILSYSIIISVMFSFAVIRIFVRKDKWAWFTAAGALIFIISDIMIGMDAFQGYEISHAYIMITYIVAQLLISRGMMVEAVS
- a CDS encoding efflux RND transporter periplasmic adaptor subunit; the protein is MAKKKKSNKVLYLSLILLVVFAGGGAYLYKSNQKKSVKVEFATATKGTITEKVSASGKVQPINEVTLSSEVSGEIRELYIKEGDSVFTKQLLAQIRPDNFQSALDQARASLNSQKAQLARSRADVAQNEARLKQAELTFNRNKQLWEDKVISDQEYENSKADFEIAQANLEASKESVRASEYTVKSAEAQVDDAKESLQLTKIFAPMSGVVSKLSVEKGEMVVGARQMSATELMRIANLSEMEAQVDVNENDIIRVHKLDTAIIDVDAYSFRDMKFKGVVTAIANSAKDATSSDVVTEFEVKIRLLPNSYANLMVENQNAESPFRPGMTASVDIITQTKKDILVVPLTSVTTRKRSELTKKDEEGEEDKVGDENKTMLNNSRKKDSELLEVVFVYDKTTQEVTPKEVKTGISDFDNIEILEGIEDGEVIIKGPFRVISETLKPGDLVEDMNSAK